The window GCATATAGAGCAGTGGATTCAGCAAAGCTTTTGAATCTTCCATTTATGTGTTGCCACACTGCAGCAGATAATTGTGTAACTACTTTTCTCACAAATCTTATAGAGAAGGAGAAACCAGAGTATATCAAAGACTTAATGGATCTACTATTAACTGTACCTGAATATGAAGAGGCAGAAAAAATGGGTTTCGGTCTAAAAATATACGCAGGAAATAAAAAATCAAAGGCAGGAAAGATAGTAGTTGATATGACAGGAGGAACAGAAGGAGCGAAAGAGATGATGAAAAGGTTGTCCGATGCAGGGGTTGGAACTATTGTAGGTATGCACTTTTCTGAGGAACATAGAAAAGAAGCAGAGAAAAATTATATAAATCTACTTGTAGCAAGCCATATGGCTTCTGATTCTATTGGGATGAACATTATACTTGATGAGATAGAGAAGAACGGTGTTGAAATCATACCATTTTCAGGACTTATAAGGGTAAGGAGATATTAAATGCCTCTATTTTCCTTTTTACCTATAGCACCACCAGGAGAGGGAAATAAAATTCCAGAAAATTTGATTGAGAATAGATTTAACGCTCTTCCATGGATACTTATTGCATCAGGAGTAGCTTTATTAATACTCTCCTTCTTTTTTAGAACGAGAAAAAAGTTCATATATCTTTCAATTTCAATCCTCTTAGTAATAGTGGGAATTATCTTTCTTATCTGGTGAAAGTTTAATATACATACTCAAGCCAGCCGTACCTGTCTTCCTCTCTTCCCTCCACTATATCTAAAAACCTCCTTTGAATTTTAAGTGTTATTTCCCCTGCAACTCCTTTCCCAATAGGGATTCTATCAACACTTCTTATCGGTGTAACCTCTGCAGCAGTTCCAACAAAGAAAAGCTCATCTGCAATATACACCATCTCCCTTGGAATGAACTCAAACCTCACTTCAAACCCTAAATCTCTTGCTATTTTAACAATTGAATCTCTTGTTATTCCAACAAGTATGGATGCGGATACAGGTGGTGTAAATAAAACTCCATCCTTTACAAGAAAGATATTTTCTCCACTTCCTTCGCTCAAAAAACCAAAATTATCAAGTAAGATACCTTCTTTGAATCCATATTCTGCTGCTTCAAGCCCAACCAGAGATGAGTTAAGATAGTTCCCACTTGCTTTAGCCATGGCTGGTATTGTATCTGGAGCAAATTTTCTCCATGATGAGATCATAACATCAACTCCTTTTTTAAACTCCTCCTCACCCAGATACCTTCCAAATTCAAAAGCTATAATAGCCACCTGAACTGGTGAGCCT of the Caldisericia bacterium genome contains:
- a CDS encoding NGG1p interacting factor NIF3; protein product: MKLKEIYEKAIEIGIRFDPRGVEFVKKELEKKREEFEKIPEQEKKFFDKESLKNPYGDTRILFGTGEEEIKKIFTGIDIDTGELMLAKNFNADLVIAHHPRGIGLLNLYNVMKVQEEINHIWGVPINIVEKLLGKRISEVERSVHASNAYRAVDSAKLLNLPFMCCHTAADNCVTTFLTNLIEKEKPEYIKDLMDLLLTVPEYEEAEKMGFGLKIYAGNKKSKAGKIVVDMTGGTEGAKEMMKRLSDAGVGTIVGMHFSEEHRKEAEKNYINLLVASHMASDSIGMNIILDEIEKNGVEIIPFSGLIRVRRY
- a CDS encoding branched-chain amino acid transaminase → MAIKEAKFIWMDGEMVPWRDAKIHVLSHVVHYGSGVFEGIRSYEADRGPEIFRLTDHLKRLYNSAKIYRMEIPYSLEELKEATKELIKRNELKSAYIRPIVFRGYGTISPTGKGSPVQVAIIAFEFGRYLGEEEFKKGVDVMISSWRKFAPDTIPAMAKASGNYLNSSLVGLEAAEYGFKEGILLDNFGFLSEGSGENIFLVKDGVLFTPPVSASILVGITRDSIVKIARDLGFEVRFEFIPREMVYIADELFFVGTAAEVTPIRSVDRIPIGKGVAGEITLKIQRRFLDIVEGREEDRYGWLEYVY